The proteins below come from a single Indicator indicator isolate 239-I01 chromosome 12, UM_Iind_1.1, whole genome shotgun sequence genomic window:
- the CPNE3 gene encoding copine-3: protein MAAQCVTKVELTIACTNLLDKDVGSKSDPLCVLLQNTSGQQWYEVDRTERVKNSLNPKFAKKFMIDYYFELVQKLKFGIYDIDNKTFDLSDDDFLGEFECTLGQIVSSRTLTKPLLLKNGRPAGKGSIVITAEEVKDNRVVVLEVEARKLDNKDFFGKSDPYLEFHKQTGDGNWVMVHRTEVIKNNLNPVWRPFKISLNSLCYSDMDKSIKVECYDYDSDGSHDLIGSFQTTMSKLKEASRSSPVEFECINEKKRQKKKNYKNSGIVSVKHCEIIVECTFLDYIMGGCQLNFTVGIDFTGSNGDPRSPDSLHYLSPNGVNEYLTAIWSVGMVIQDYDTDKMFPAFGFGAQIPPTFQVSHEFPLNFNPSNPFCHGVQGIVDAYRACLPQVRLYGPTNFSPIINHVARFAAAATQQQTASQYFILLIITDGVITDLDQTRTAIVSASKLPMSIIIVGVGGADFDAMEFLDGDNGVLRSSSGEAAVRDIVQFVPFRKFQNSPKEALAQCVLAEVPQQVVNYFSTYKLQPPQNPAAK, encoded by the exons ATGGCAGCCCAGTGTGTCACCAAGGTGGAGCTAACAATTGCCTGCACCAATCTCTTGGATAAAGATGTTGGTTCCAAGTCAGACCCGCTGTGTGTGCTTCTCCAGAACACGAGTGGTCAGCAGTGGTATGAG GTTGATCGTACAGAAAGAGTTAAGAACTCCTTGAACCCAAAGTTTGCCAAGAAATTCATGATTGACTACTATTTTGAGCTTGTTCAGAAACTTAAATTCGGAATATATGACATAGATAACAAAACCTTTGATCTGAGTGATGATGACTTCTTAGGAGAATTTGAATGTACACTGGGACAA ATAGTTTCTAGCAGGACTCTAACAAAACCCTTACTACTTAAAAATGGcagacctgctggaaaaggaAGTATTGTG ATTACAGCAGAGGAAGTGAAGGATAACCGGGTGGTTGTATTGGAAGTAGAAGCAAGGAAACTGGACAATAAG GATTTTTTTGGAAAGTCAGATCCTTATCTGGAATTCCACAAGCAGACTGGAGATGGAAACTGGGTCATGGTTCACAGAACAGAG gTTATTAAAAACAACCTGAATCCTGTTTGGAGGCCCTTCAAAATCTCTCTCAATTCCCTGTGTTACAGTGACATGGATAAATCAATCAAG GTTGAGTGCTATGATTATGATAGTGATGGATCTCATGATCTCATAGGAAGTTTCCAAACCACGATGTCAAAACTGAAGGAAGCATCTCGGTCTTCACCT GTGGAGTTTGAGTGCatcaatgaaaagaaaagacagaagaaaaaaaattacaaaaactCTGGCATTGTGAGCGTTAAGCACTGCGAG ATCATTGTAGAATGCACATTCCTTGATTACATCATGGGTGGGTGTCAGCTGAATTTCACA GTGGGCATAGATTTCACAGGCTCCAATGGGGACCCTCGCTCTCCAGACTCTCTGCATTACCTCAGTCCCAATGGAGTGAATGAATACCTGACAGCCATTTGGTCTGTTGGCATGGTCATTCAGGATTATGATAC AGATAAGATGTTTCCAGCCTTTGGATTTGGTGCACAAATTCCTCCTACCTTTCAG GTGTCACATGAGTTCCCATTAAATTTTAACCCATCTAACCCATTCTGTCATG GAGTGCAAGGTATTGTCGATGCATATCGAGCGTGTCTCCCTCAAGTGCGGTTATATGGGCCAACCAATTTTTCTCCAATCATAAATCACGTGGCAagatttgctgctgcagctacacagcagcaaacagcatCT CAATACTTTATACTTCTGATCATAACAGATGGTGTGATAACAGACCTTGATCAAACTCGAACTGCCATTGTCAGTGCTTCAAAATTGCCCATGTCCATCATCATTGTTGGTGTTGGCGGAGCAGACTTTGATGCTATGGAGTTTCTTGATGGTGACAATGGAGTTCTTAGGTCCTcatcaggagaagcagctgtgagAGACATTGTACAGTTTGTACCATTCAGGAAGTTCCAAAAT TCTCCAAAAGAAGCTCTGGCACAGTGTGTCCTGGCAGAAGTCCCTCAGCAAGTGGTGAACTATTTCAGCACCTACAAACTGCAACCTCCTCAGAATCCTGCTGCAAAGTGA